Below is a window of Gammaproteobacteria bacterium DNA.
CAGACCAGTTCTGGAGATTTCGCACGTCTGGCATTAGGTATTGCGGTTATGTGTCTTTATGTCTTATCCATTAACAGGGTACTATGGCGTCCCTTATATAGATTAGCCGTAGAAAGATTTAAATTATCTTAATACCAGTTCGTTTACCATGATTCTTTTATGCAGGTGACCTGCTATTTCAAAGACATCCATTACATTCACTCACAACCCTCGCGCTATAAAACAAGAGGGGGAAGTTAGATATAATTCAGCTTAAAATAAAAATTTATGACAAGAACTGCTATACTCAAATGCGTCAAGCATATCGCCAAAAACACGGAGCATCCCACGTGAATTTCCCCAATTCTCCCACTCCTCTTATAACTATCACTGGCCTATGCAAATCCTTCAAAAAAAGTGATTACCAAGACTTATTGGTGCTGGATAATTTAAATTTTTCCTTGTATGAAGGAGAAATTATTGCCTTGTTAGGTAAATCTGGCTCGGGAAAATCTACCCTGCTACGCACTATTGCCGGGTTAACCAGACCAACCACCGGTCAAGTGGTCTATCAGGGACAGCCTATTTCTGGTCCTGTCAAAGGGCTGTCTATGGTATTTCAAAGTTTTGCCCTCTTCCCCTGGCTTACCGTATTGCAAAACGTGGAGCTGGGGCTGGAGGCACAAGGTGTCTCGCGCGCAGAGCGGCGAGCACGTGCACTGGAAGCGATTGATGTGATTGGTCTTGATGGTTTTGAGTCTGCTTACCCTAAAGAATTATCCGGCGGTATGCGCCAACGCGTCGGTTTTGCACGCGCGTTAGTAGTCAATCCTGAAGTTTTATTAATGGATGAACCGTTTTCCGCTCTTGACGCTTTGACCGCTGATAACCTACGCAGCGATCTTTTGGATCTTTGGCAAGATAAAAAAACCAATATCCGCTCCATTTTGCTAGTGACGCATAATATCCAAGAAGCCGCTTTAGTGGCTGACCGTATCCTGGTATTTAGCAGTAATCCTGGCCAAATCCGCGGTGAAATCAAAGTGAATATCCCCCACCCACGTTCCGACGAAGATGAAAAAATCCGCGAAGTCGTCGATGAGATTTATATGCTGATGACCACAGCCATCGGCCAAGCGCAAGACCTGACCAAACACAAACCCACTGGCATCGGCTATCGTCTGCCTAAAGTACAGGTTTCTGAGTTGACGGGTTTTTTAGAAACCCTAAGCTCTCCTGACTATCAACAAAAAGTCGATTTGCCTGAACTGGCAAAAGACTTAAATCTGGATGTCGACAAACTGTTTTTGAATACTGAAGCTTTAGAAATTCTGCATTTTGCTGACGTTTCTAAAGGTGATATTGAATTGACCCGTGCTGGCAGGCAATTTTCTGAAGCCGATATTCTGCAGCGTAAACAACTCTTTGCCGCACATTTAATGAAATACGTGCCACTCGCCCGTCATATTCGCCGTGTACTGGATGAACGTCCTGGCCATCGCGCCTCTGAAGATCGTTTTCTGCGAGAACTGGAAGATCATTTAAGTGAAGAGGCTGCAGGCGAAGTGCTGGAAGTCGTTATAGACTGGGGACGTTATGCAGAGTTGTTTGCTTATGATTACAATTCCGGCGTATTGAGCCTTGAAAATCCGCAATAGCTTAATTGCTTGCCCCTTTGAAAAATGGGGCGAGGCACGCAGGAGAATAAGCATATATTTATCTTTAATTCTCAGATTTACTTCCCACGGTGGTTTTATATAACCAAACACATAGCAATATCAATACTAAAACACTCAATATATCTGCGATCGGGGTAAAACTAGCACCTACTAGCCGTAATGCATCAGAACTGCCTTTTAATACAAATGGTACCGCTAATATAACTCCCATCAGCGCAGCGCCCGCAACCAGACCGCAGGCTAACAAAGTGCCTTGTTCAAAAAATTGTTCCATGGAGGTTTTATCCGCGCTCCCACCTTGGGTTTTATTAAAACGCGCAGTTAAACGCGCCTTGCAGACGTAATTGAGAATACCACCAATAATAACTGCACTGGTAATTTCGGGCGGTAAATAAATACCAATACCAATAGCCAATATCGGCAAGCGTTTGTTGCGCTTTTTCAGCCATTCATCAACCACAATTGCCACTAATGCAATACCAATGCCGACCAAAATATCCGCCCACGGTAACGAATTACCAAATACTCCCTGCGATACCGCAGCGACCAAGCCTGCTTGCGGCGCCGCTAACATCTGCGCCGGATTCATTCCAGGACGTGGGTAAACGCCACCAATGCCATAAGCTTGAAATAACAATTCCAATACCGGACCCACTACCAGCGAAGCAACGATGACACCTATCAGCAACATCACCTGCTGTTTCCAAGGCGTAGCGCCAACCATTTTACCCGCTTTCAAATCCTGCAGATTTTCACCAGAGATCACCACCGCTGTCGCCGTAACTGTAGTAATAATAATCACCGAAGCGATCACTGATTTGGCAGCAGCTGGGTTTGCCTGAATAATATGTCCAAATACCGGCAACATCAGTAATGAGGTAATTAATATAGAACCCAATATTAATCCTGATAAGGGATTATTTGTAACACCCACTAACCCGCATAAATACGCGCTGACGGAAGCCAGTAAAAATCCAACAATCAGTAAATACAACATACCAAAAAAACTCACGCCATAGAGGTATGAATTCGATTGAAAGTTCCCAGCAAATAAATATTGGAAAGTCGCGAAAGCACAAACAGCCAACACAACTGTGCCCAAGCCTACCCAGGTGATAGGTATATCACGTTCCGTGCGAGGGATAACGATACCTGTGAGTTTCCCTCGTCGTGCTTCCTTAAGTGAGCGCACAGAAGCGATTAGACTTAGGAAAATGGGCTTAATCAAGGTTAATAGTGTCCACAAACCACCCAGTAACATGGTACCAACACCGACATAACGAATATGATCGGCGCGCAAACTCATGGCCATATCATAATAACTAGTCGCTTGGGGTAATCCATGAAAATGTGAATACAATGGAATACCAATACCCCAGCACAATACCAAACCCACCAACATCGCCACACAAGCTTGCAGACCGACAATAAAACCGGCAGCTAATAATGCGGGTGAAAAACCTAAGGTAAAACCAAACAAGGTTTTACCACTGACATTCCACAGCGGCAGTATTTCAGATAGCAGCTTAAATCCAGTCTGGAATAAACTAATCAATGCACCTACCAGACCACCTTGCAATAGGTGCTTCATTTTTGCCTTACCGGTGGCGCTGGCTTTGAGCACATTGCCAATCGCCGTACCCTCAGGGAAGCTCAAGGTAGGATAGTTCAACATAATGCGGCGTAATGGAATAGAAAATAACACACCTAACAGGCCGCCGACTAAGGTGATTAGCATGGTTTCCCAATAATGGAAATGATCCCAGTAACCTATCATGAGCAGTGCAGGTAATACAAAAGCTACTGCTGAGGCCACACCTTCACCCGCGGAAGCTGCAGTTTGCACGATATTATTTTCTAAGACATTGTGCTTTCTGAAAAAACGTAACGCGCCCATGGAAATGATAGCGGCAGGAATGGACGCTGAGATGGTTTGACCGAGTTTTAACGCCAAATATGCATTAGCTGCGCCTAAAATTGCCGTGATGATTACAGCTAAAATCACTGCTTTAATCGTGATTTCAGGCAAGGATTGGTCGGCACGGATAAAAGGTATATCAGTAGATGGTGTATTACGCAGAACTTCATTCATAAGCGTACCCCTTTAGAGGAAATTTCATGAGTTGTTATTTTTGAAGCTTTTTTATTTAAATAACGATTTTTTTACTTTGCCTGTTTCATCAAATTCTCCGTTTTAAAAGGGAACGAGTAATTACCAACAAATTATACAAAACAGGTATGTCATGTCAGACTGATAACAAAATGTTTTGTTGTCAGTTTTAGGTGAATAAAGTTGGGCTTATACATATTTCAGGCAAAATAGGGTAGGCACAATTTTGTAGTGTCTTATAGAGTTAGCTAGCCTGTCAAGCAAAAAAATTAATGTAGCGACACTCATCAGGTCATTCCGCAGAGGTCGTAGAGGTCAGGTAGAGGTGACATTACTAAATTGCCGCTACACACCCACAGAGGTCGATTGACAAATGCCGCATAAAGCGGCATATTTACCGACCCAATAATATTCTTGTTTCGGAGTACAAACTGTGGCCAATATTGCATCAGCCAAAAAACGCGCAAAACAAACTATCAAACGTCAAGCCCGCAACACCAATCTGCGTTCCAGAGTGTATACCTATCTCAAAAAAGCCCGCAAAGCGATTGCCTCCGGCGTGAAAAGCGAAGCAGAAACTGCTGTTAAAAGTGCGTTTTCACAAATTGATAAAATGGTGCCTAAAGGTATTTTTCACAAAAATAAAGCCGGGCGATTGAAGAGCCGCTTGAATGCTAGTTTGAAAAAATTGGTGCTTTCCTCATAATACTGATAGTTTTACATTAAGTTCCTCCTTCCTGTTGGAGGGCATTGCCGAATAAATTGAATGTCAATTTATGGCTTAGCGCCATCCGCCTGAACCGGAAAACTAAAATAAGTATCAGGAAATGGCTCATCCTGCAAAGTAAAATGCCACCATTCAATTGCATAAGGGGCAAACCTTTGCTTTTCCATCATAGATTTCAAAAATGATCGATTTTGCGCTGCTTTACCGTGTATGGCTGGATTTGCAAAATGTGCTGTTGGGTCAAGGCAGTCAAAACTTGTGCCCATATCAATACTGCCATCATTAAAACGCTGCGTATATGGCGCAAAACAACTACGCAATTTCTGGCCAGGAAAGTACTGCTCCTGTTTAGCCAAGGGTAATGCAACTAGCGTTAGGTCAACCGTGCTTCCGCGACTGTGCCCTGATTTTGACGCCACATATCCCAGCTTGAAGAAATCCGCCTTATTAACCCGCGGATAAAACTCCGCTTTCATTTGCTGCAAAGCTGGCAGACGGCTCCAGTTGATAAATTCATTGACTGCGAGCTGCGGTCGATAGCAATCATACACTTTTAAAGAAAGTGAATAAGGTCTTAACGATTGCTGCACTCGCGCTAGGGCTGTTGCAGCGGGGCGAGTTAAAATGCACTCTGCTGCCTTATAACCACTGATAGGATGGCCAATAAAGTTGTGATATCCGGCATAGCGTATATCTTGAATAATACTAGGATCAATGTCTTTGAGATATACGAAGCCAGGCGGCAAATTATGGGGGGTGGCTGTTGCAGCCATTATGCAGCTGTAAGTTAACCAGAATAAAATCAAGCGTTTTAAACCGCTGTTTTTTGAGAATTTTTTTCTGATGTTAATCAATGCTTTTTGCTCCTTGCGCTTCGAGATTAGGGGCTAAAATATTCATCTCTCCCACAAGGGGAGAGGTGAATATTTTAAGAGTCTGCGAGAGACAATGCTGACATCAATTGATAACATAATTGCTGCGTGCCCTGTTTTTTCAATGCCGAAATCTTAAACACTGGACCCGACCAGGCTAGTTGTTCAACAATAGATCGGCAGACCTCATCCACCATTTCAGCAGGCAATAAATCAATTTTATTAAAAACCAACCAGCGTTCACGCGTGGCGAGCTCGGGACTGAATTTCTTCAGTTCTTCTAAAATAGACTGAATCGCCGCTACCGGTTCTAAGCCGTCTGCAGCGGTGATATCCACCAAATGCAGCAATATGCGGGTACGCATCAGATGTTTGAGGAATTGCACCCCAAGGCCAACGCCTTCTGCCGCGCCCTCAATTAGGCCGGGTATATCTGCAATGACAAAACTGTGATTGTGATCTATACGCACTACGCCTAAGTGCGGATGCAAAGTCGTAAAGGGGTAGTCTGCCACTTTAGGATGTGCTTGCGATACCGCGCGAATGAAACTGGATTTACCGGCATTAGGACGGCCGAGCAACCCGACATCTGCCAGCAGCTTTAATTCTAGACGCAAATTGCGTTGCTCACCTTCCGTGCCACGGGTCGTTCTTCGAGGTGCACGGTTAACGCTACTTTTAAAATGGATATTACCAAGGCCGTGATGACCACCTTTGGCTACGCAAATAATTTGGCCAGACACGGTTAAATCATTTAACAATTCATCAGTATCTGCATCATAAACCAAAGTACCAACTGGTACTTCAATCACGAGGTCTTCGCCACTTTTGCCAGTGCACTGACTACCCATACCATCCTGGCCACGCTGTGCCCTATGAACACGGCGGTAACGAAATTCGGCCAAAGTATTGATATTTTCGATCGCCCGCAAAAACACACTGCCCCCATCACCACCATCACCACCATCAGGACCACCCCAGGGAATATATTTTTCGCGGCGAAAACTCAGGCAGCCATTACCGCCGTTCCCAGCTTCTACGCGAATAAAGGCTTCATCGACAAATTTCATAAGGAGGATTGGAGTTATGAATTCAGGAATGGCTGTCATCCTGAGGAAAATGAAGGATGACAGCTAAGGGCTTGTCCAACAAGGAAAATGTGGCTATCTAAACAATACTACCTCTTAACCAGCACGACGCTCTTCTTCACCTGCTTCCGGTACAACAGAAACAAAAGTACGATGAAAACGGCCTTTGGTTTCAAATTTGACAAAACCATCCACGGTTGCAAATAAGGTGTGATCTCGACCTAATCCTACGTTGACGCCTGGATGAAAACGCGTACCACGCTGACGGACTAAAATGTTACCGGCAGCCACCCATTCATCACCAAATTTTTTGACTCCCAAGTACTTGGGATTAGAATCACGGCCGTTACGTGTACTACCACCGGCTTTTTTATGTGCCATTTTTAGAACCTCTAATATGCTGTTACTACAGGACTGTTAACCGGTAATTCCGGTAATTTTAACCTCAGTAAAATCCTGTCTGTGCCCTTGACGACGCATATAATGTTTGCGACGACGCATTTTAATAATATTGATTTTTTTGTGCCGACCCTGACTAATCACTTCTGCACTCACTTTTGCTCCTTTAATGTAAGGGGCGCCGAGTGTCACATTTTCTCCGTCGGTAAGAAGAAGCACCTGGTCGAAAGCGATAGAATCGCCTACTTCATTAGGCAGCTTTTCCAGCTTCAAGCGCTGGCCTTCTGCCACTTTATGTTGCTTCCCACCACTTATAATAACCGCATGCATGGGGTAACTCCGTTGATTTTAAGCTAAAGGATTTGCGATTCTAAGGGAAATTTCACGAAGTAGCAACAGCCAAGGTGGCTATGGTCAGGGCCACTTCATCAAAATTGAGTATTTTTAAAGTACTCTGCCACACAACGCTTCAATTTGAGGGAAGGTGAGAAGATTAATTACGGTATTGAACCGTCATTAAATGCATTTAACAATATCATTCCATTTGAATCAGGGTACTTCCATGCTGTTTTTATCCAGACAACCAATGAACCGTGCCTTACTCGGCATAGACATCAACTCCAACGCTATCTGCATAACTGCTCTTACGCGCAATAGACAGGGTTTTTCAATACAAACCTACGCCAGAGCACCATTGCCCATTGACGAACCTAACCCTGAACAAATCATATCTATCCTGCAACAAACCTTGACCAACGCTAATACCCGGATAAAATCTGCAGCGATAGCCATCGATCATTCTGCAGCTCTTTTCAAAGTCATTGAAGTGGATGCCAGCCTCACTGAAGCGGAAATTCTGTCCCACCTAAAAAGCCACATTAGCCAAATTTTTAATCAGTCCGCAGAAGAATTGCTGTTGGACTTTGAAAGGCTTGGTCCCTCTAAAAATGATCCGAACCTGGTGACTATCAGATGGATAGCCGCTAAAAAACAACCTGTTATCAATCATATTGCGAATCTAAAAAAAATTGGCTTGACCACTGTAGCTGTCGACATCAACTCCTATGCGCTACAGCGGGCAGCCTATTATTGCTTGGGTAAATCCACTGTGACTACAGCGGCGACCATCGCCACACTTTATATCAATGGCGAATCAATTTTATTCACAGTTTCAGACCACCAAACACCCATCTATACGCTTACTGAACACAATAAATCTTTAACTCAAAAGGACACAGGTAAAAACTGCATCCTAGCGTTTATAACGCGCGCGCTACAGCTTTACTATCATTCAGAGTCACACAAACCCATTGACCTCTTGGCTCTTTGCGGACATATCCCTGACATCAGTCTAATGGCCGCTATACAACAAGAAACCCATATTCCGAGTAAAGTAGTCGATCCCTTCGAGTATCTGTCATACAAAAGTGCTGAAAAAACGTCATACCCCGCTTGTGAATTTATGTTGAGCATCGGTTTGGCTATGCCTACTGCGCGTTCACTATGACAGTGAATTTATTACCTTGGCGTGAAGCACGCCATAAACAAAAAATTCGCCGACTTTATTGGTTATTTATTTTGGGCTTGATCTTTATCCTCATGGGTTGGTCGGTTTTATCAGCCAAATCATTGATGTTTTTGCTAGAACAAAAGCATGAAATTAGCAAACTGCAACAACACATCCAGCAACTATCCGGCGAATACCAACATTATTTGGTGATTCATAAAAAGTTGCAGCAACAAATGCAGACAACAAACTATATAAAAAATCTATTACAAACCAACCAGACGCTATTGCAACTTTTACATGACATCGGACAAAAAATGCCTCCTAACCTGTATCTAACACAAATTCAAAAAACCCATAAATCTTTGAGCTTTTCAGGAAAATCAGCCTCCCACGCAGAAATCACTTTATTACTCAAAAATCTGGAGACTCAATTTGCAGGGAACCCACAACTCACCGAAACCAAGCATACCGACCCACAAAATCCAGAAATTGATTTTGAATTAATTTATGAAAACTATTCTGCACAATAAAATTCTATGAACTTTAATAAATTGCACTTGAATTTAAATTTCTCACAAATTACATTTTGGTCAAAACCAACGCAATTTTTTTGCTTCACTGCATGTTATCTTACGTTATCTTTGATTTTTTATCTGTTCGTCTACTCGCCTCTGAATACACAGCGACACCACAATGCAATTTTTATTACCCAGCTAACGAAAGAATTCAACGATAAACAACAACTTATTCGTACTGAAAAATCTATCACGCAAAACAAACAAACCAAAGCCGGTCTATTTGAACTTAACAAATTACAATCACAACGTTTGTCGCATTTATTAACTCAACTAGTAGCCTTGGCAAATGAAAATCGCCTAGAGTTTGACACGATAAAACCCTTACCGTTGGAATCTGCAAATAATCTACAGATCCAACCCATACAAGTCTCTACTAGCGGGCATTATCAACAACTACAAGATTTTTTTTCACAACTGCCGCACTTAGATTCGATAAATTCCTTAGGAGATTTCAGCATCAAGCCATTACCTTCAACAGGTGATGATGTTGCTCCAAAAACCTTGCAATTAACTTTAATCATCAATTTATATTCTAAAGCCAACCAACCATGAACAGATCAGTAATAAAAAGAACATTGCTAACACTCATTCTTACTCTATCAATTCAGACTTTTTGTTTTGCAGAAAACCATAGCATCGTAACCCCACCTCTTCGCGATCCTTTTGTCAAAACAACCGAAGAGATGAGCGGACATCAAATGCGTGACCTAAGTTTTAGTCAACCTCCTTTAACTGAGCTAAAGTTAACTGGAATTTTACAACTGGGAAATGATTCTCGCGCGATTTTTCTCGATTCAAACGGGCGCTTACATCAATTGAAAATAGGCGAAACACTAGGTGAGAAACAAGCAAAAATCACGGGAATTTTTTCAGATAAAATCGTATTGACTACATATTCTAATCAGCAGGCCATATTGCCTACTATAACTGTTTTAAATTTACCCTAACTCATAATGGAAAAATCATTCCATGTTAACCTTATATAAAAAATTTTTATTCCCTGTCTTTATTTTAACTTTATCAATCACCTGTTTTGGGAATACTGCACTAGCCTCTGGCGTGACACCTACTCCAAATCATAATTTATCCTTAAATTTTCACGACATTCCAGTACGCGATTTATTAGAACTATTAGCCGAATTTAAGGGAGTGAATTTAATTTTAAGCGATAGTGTGGCGGGAAATATCACCTTACGACTGGAAAATGTTTCCTGGGATCAAGCGCTAAAAACCATATTACGCATGCAGGGGTTAAGCAAAGAAGAACAGGATACTATTTTATTTATTGCACCTACGCAAGAAATGACCACTCTCGAACAACAAAACATCGAAACTCAACCACTCCACAACACCTTATTTCGGTTAAGTTATGCTAAAGCCTCCGATCTAACTGTTTTGTTGCAGGATAAAAACAGCCATTTATTATCCGAACAAGGCAGTGTTGTAGCAGATACCCGCACGAATGCTTTATGGATTAGAGACAACATTGCGCATTTACAACAAATCAAACTATTTCTGCATGATATGGATGTTCCTGCGCGACAAATACAAATTGCTGCCCGCATTGTCAATGTCGACGAAGATTCTGTAGAAGAATTAGGGCTGAAATTTGGCACAGTTTCAACCACAACTGCCACTAAACCACCGGGAGAGTTATCTATGGATATGCCTCTTAGCATAGAAGATATAGGACATTTTACCGTAGCCATCGCCAAACTCAGTGAAGGCACGTTACTAGACATGGAATTATCCGCTCTGGAACGCGAAGGCCGAGCACAACTCATTTCCAACCCCGAGTTAATTACTTCAGATCGACAAAGCGCATCTATTGAATCTGGTCAGGAAATTCCTTACCAAGAAAAAACTTCTAGCGGCGCCACGAGCATCTCCTTTAAAAAAGCCGTATTGAGTTTGAAAGTCATTCCCGAGATCTCTCCAGAAAATAAAATTTTGCTCAATCTCACCGTGAATCAAGATAAAATTAGCGCTTTATCCGTCAATGGCGTTCCGGCTATTAGTACGCAACAAGTACAAACACAAATTCTGGTTAATAACGGCGAGACCATTGTGTTAGGTGGAATTTATGAAGAAAGCAACAGCCATATTCACGAGCGTATTCCTTTTTGGGGTTCTATACCGGTACTTGGTGCGTTATTTACCAACAAACAAACTCATGCGGAACGCAAAGAGTTACTTATTTTTGTCACACCAAAAATCATTGAATCCATATCCATTATACATCAAGATGCTAAGTTTAAGCCCCAGCCAATTGGATAGGTTTTTGCAAAAGTGTTAAATATAGCATTCTGAGGTGTAATGGGTACAGAAGTGAACCTCGGTATGCGTTGACTCAAAATCCTGTACTCTAGAGGTGCCCCGTTAATACTGCTTTAATATCACCAAGATATTTTACAATCCTACCCACCTGAAGAGAACAATGATGAGCACTGAAAGCAAAATAATACCTACTAAATCTCTTAGTACCATTACTAAATCACTTGAACCTAAGGCAAAAGACAAT
It encodes the following:
- a CDS encoding secretin N-terminal domain-containing protein, with amino-acid sequence MLTLYKKFLFPVFILTLSITCFGNTALASGVTPTPNHNLSLNFHDIPVRDLLELLAEFKGVNLILSDSVAGNITLRLENVSWDQALKTILRMQGLSKEEQDTILFIAPTQEMTTLEQQNIETQPLHNTLFRLSYAKASDLTVLLQDKNSHLLSEQGSVVADTRTNALWIRDNIAHLQQIKLFLHDMDVPARQIQIAARIVNVDEDSVEELGLKFGTVSTTTATKPPGELSMDMPLSIEDIGHFTVAIAKLSEGTLLDMELSALEREGRAQLISNPELITSDRQSASIESGQEIPYQEKTSSGATSISFKKAVLSLKVIPEISPENKILLNLTVNQDKISALSVNGVPAISTQQVQTQILVNNGETIVLGGIYEESNSHIHERIPFWGSIPVLGALFTNKQTHAERKELLIFVTPKIIESISIIHQDAKFKPQPIG
- a CDS encoding oligopeptide transporter, OPT family — encoded protein: MNEVLRNTPSTDIPFIRADQSLPEITIKAVILAVIITAILGAANAYLALKLGQTISASIPAAIISMGALRFFRKHNVLENNIVQTAASAGEGVASAVAFVLPALLMIGYWDHFHYWETMLITLVGGLLGVLFSIPLRRIMLNYPTLSFPEGTAIGNVLKASATGKAKMKHLLQGGLVGALISLFQTGFKLLSEILPLWNVSGKTLFGFTLGFSPALLAAGFIVGLQACVAMLVGLVLCWGIGIPLYSHFHGLPQATSYYDMAMSLRADHIRYVGVGTMLLGGLWTLLTLIKPIFLSLIASVRSLKEARRGKLTGIVIPRTERDIPITWVGLGTVVLAVCAFATFQYLFAGNFQSNSYLYGVSFFGMLYLLIVGFLLASVSAYLCGLVGVTNNPLSGLILGSILITSLLMLPVFGHIIQANPAAAKSVIASVIIITTVTATAVVISGENLQDLKAGKMVGATPWKQQVMLLIGVIVASLVVGPVLELLFQAYGIGGVYPRPGMNPAQMLAAPQAGLVAAVSQGVFGNSLPWADILVGIGIALVAIVVDEWLKKRNKRLPILAIGIGIYLPPEITSAVIIGGILNYVCKARLTARFNKTQGGSADKTSMEQFFEQGTLLACGLVAGAALMGVILAVPFVLKGSSDALRLVGASFTPIADILSVLVLILLCVWLYKTTVGSKSEN
- the rpsT gene encoding 30S ribosomal protein S20, whose protein sequence is MANIASAKKRAKQTIKRQARNTNLRSRVYTYLKKARKAIASGVKSEAETAVKSAFSQIDKMVPKGIFHKNKAGRLKSRLNASLKKLVLSS
- the rplU gene encoding 50S ribosomal protein L21, yielding MHAVIISGGKQHKVAEGQRLKLEKLPNEVGDSIAFDQVLLLTDGENVTLGAPYIKGAKVSAEVISQGRHKKINIIKMRRRKHYMRRQGHRQDFTEVKITGITG
- a CDS encoding nitrate/sulfonate/bicarbonate ABC transporter ATP-binding protein — its product is MNFPNSPTPLITITGLCKSFKKSDYQDLLVLDNLNFSLYEGEIIALLGKSGSGKSTLLRTIAGLTRPTTGQVVYQGQPISGPVKGLSMVFQSFALFPWLTVLQNVELGLEAQGVSRAERRARALEAIDVIGLDGFESAYPKELSGGMRQRVGFARALVVNPEVLLMDEPFSALDALTADNLRSDLLDLWQDKKTNIRSILLVTHNIQEAALVADRILVFSSNPGQIRGEIKVNIPHPRSDEDEKIREVVDEIYMLMTTAIGQAQDLTKHKPTGIGYRLPKVQVSELTGFLETLSSPDYQQKVDLPELAKDLNLDVDKLFLNTEALEILHFADVSKGDIELTRAGRQFSEADILQRKQLFAAHLMKYVPLARHIRRVLDERPGHRASEDRFLRELEDHLSEEAAGEVLEVVIDWGRYAELFAYDYNSGVLSLENPQ
- a CDS encoding PilN domain-containing protein → MTVNLLPWREARHKQKIRRLYWLFILGLIFILMGWSVLSAKSLMFLLEQKHEISKLQQHIQQLSGEYQHYLVIHKKLQQQMQTTNYIKNLLQTNQTLLQLLHDIGQKMPPNLYLTQIQKTHKSLSFSGKSASHAEITLLLKNLETQFAGNPQLTETKHTDPQNPEIDFELIYENYSAQ
- the cgtA gene encoding Obg family GTPase CgtA, producing MKFVDEAFIRVEAGNGGNGCLSFRREKYIPWGGPDGGDGGDGGSVFLRAIENINTLAEFRYRRVHRAQRGQDGMGSQCTGKSGEDLVIEVPVGTLVYDADTDELLNDLTVSGQIICVAKGGHHGLGNIHFKSSVNRAPRRTTRGTEGEQRNLRLELKLLADVGLLGRPNAGKSSFIRAVSQAHPKVADYPFTTLHPHLGVVRIDHNHSFVIADIPGLIEGAAEGVGLGVQFLKHLMRTRILLHLVDITAADGLEPVAAIQSILEELKKFSPELATRERWLVFNKIDLLPAEMVDEVCRSIVEQLAWSGPVFKISALKKQGTQQLCYQLMSALSLADS
- a CDS encoding pilus assembly protein PilP, whose product is MNRSVIKRTLLTLILTLSIQTFCFAENHSIVTPPLRDPFVKTTEEMSGHQMRDLSFSQPPLTELKLTGILQLGNDSRAIFLDSNGRLHQLKIGETLGEKQAKITGIFSDKIVLTTYSNQQAILPTITVLNLP
- the pilM gene encoding pilus assembly protein PilM; this encodes MLFLSRQPMNRALLGIDINSNAICITALTRNRQGFSIQTYARAPLPIDEPNPEQIISILQQTLTNANTRIKSAAIAIDHSAALFKVIEVDASLTEAEILSHLKSHISQIFNQSAEELLLDFERLGPSKNDPNLVTIRWIAAKKQPVINHIANLKKIGLTTVAVDINSYALQRAAYYCLGKSTVTTAATIATLYINGESILFTVSDHQTPIYTLTEHNKSLTQKDTGKNCILAFITRALQLYYHSESHKPIDLLALCGHIPDISLMAAIQQETHIPSKVVDPFEYLSYKSAEKTSYPACEFMLSIGLAMPTARSL
- a CDS encoding M15 family metallopeptidase; the encoded protein is MINIRKKFSKNSGLKRLILFWLTYSCIMAATATPHNLPPGFVYLKDIDPSIIQDIRYAGYHNFIGHPISGYKAAECILTRPAATALARVQQSLRPYSLSLKVYDCYRPQLAVNEFINWSRLPALQQMKAEFYPRVNKADFFKLGYVASKSGHSRGSTVDLTLVALPLAKQEQYFPGQKLRSCFAPYTQRFNDGSIDMGTSFDCLDPTAHFANPAIHGKAAQNRSFLKSMMEKQRFAPYAIEWWHFTLQDEPFPDTYFSFPVQADGAKP
- the pilO gene encoding type 4a pilus biogenesis protein PilO, giving the protein MNFNKLHLNLNFSQITFWSKPTQFFCFTACYLTLSLIFYLFVYSPLNTQRHHNAIFITQLTKEFNDKQQLIRTEKSITQNKQTKAGLFELNKLQSQRLSHLLTQLVALANENRLEFDTIKPLPLESANNLQIQPIQVSTSGHYQQLQDFFSQLPHLDSINSLGDFSIKPLPSTGDDVAPKTLQLTLIINLYSKANQP
- the rpmA gene encoding 50S ribosomal protein L27; amino-acid sequence: MAHKKAGGSTRNGRDSNPKYLGVKKFGDEWVAAGNILVRQRGTRFHPGVNVGLGRDHTLFATVDGFVKFETKGRFHRTFVSVVPEAGEEERRAG